One window of Hymenobacter sp. BRD128 genomic DNA carries:
- a CDS encoding pyridoxamine 5'-phosphate oxidase family protein: MSDTKTPVTHDLSKLFEKIKDVRIAMLTTFDEQHALHSRPMGTIKPGTDGALYFFTDKESAKVYEVKKDNNVNLSYSNPSDNVYASVSGTASAYRDEAKIAELWSEDMKAWFPKGKEDPNIMILKIEIEKGEYWDSPSGMLSRAYAYLRAVTTGEGTKSDDINEHAQVQK, translated from the coding sequence ATGTCTGATACGAAAACCCCGGTCACCCACGACCTGAGCAAGCTGTTTGAAAAAATTAAGGATGTGCGCATTGCCATGCTTACCACCTTCGACGAGCAGCACGCCCTGCACAGCCGCCCAATGGGCACCATCAAGCCCGGCACCGACGGGGCGCTGTACTTCTTCACCGATAAGGAGTCGGCTAAGGTGTACGAGGTAAAAAAAGACAATAACGTAAACCTGAGCTACTCTAATCCTAGCGACAACGTGTACGCGTCGGTGTCGGGTACGGCCAGCGCCTATCGCGACGAGGCCAAAATTGCCGAGCTGTGGAGCGAGGATATGAAGGCCTGGTTTCCGAAAGGCAAGGAAGACCCAAACATCATGATTCTCAAAATTGAGATTGAGAAAGGTGAGTACTGGGATTCGCCCAGCGGCATGCTGTCGCGCGCCTACGCCTACCTCCGCGCCGTAACCACGGGCGAGGGCACCAAGTCGGATGACATTAACGAGCACGCTCAGGTGCAGAAATAG
- a CDS encoding ACP phosphodiesterase: MNFLAHLFLAGPPAAPDYLGRLTGQFIADSVPGRQLQTYPAAVQAGIRAHRAIDTFTDQHSVVRRSTARLRAAGAGKYAGVVADVFMDHFLARYFSEFSGERLPDFTQRVYAALASQQAGFPAPVQRFFPHLVQHNWLLHYAELEGISRALLGLSRRASPGSGMDTATVELRRHYAAYEADFREFFPALQAHAASL, from the coding sequence ATGAATTTTCTGGCCCACCTGTTTCTGGCTGGCCCGCCTGCTGCCCCCGACTACCTGGGCCGGCTCACGGGCCAGTTTATTGCCGACTCGGTGCCCGGCCGCCAGCTCCAAACTTACCCCGCCGCCGTGCAGGCCGGCATCCGGGCGCACCGCGCCATCGACACCTTCACCGACCAGCACTCCGTGGTGCGGCGCAGCACCGCCCGCCTGCGCGCGGCCGGCGCCGGCAAGTACGCCGGCGTGGTGGCCGACGTGTTCATGGACCACTTTCTGGCGCGTTATTTTTCCGAGTTTTCCGGCGAACGCCTGCCCGATTTTACCCAGCGCGTGTATGCGGCGCTGGCTAGCCAGCAGGCCGGGTTTCCGGCGCCGGTGCAGCGGTTCTTTCCGCACCTGGTGCAGCACAACTGGCTGCTGCACTACGCTGAGCTAGAAGGCATAAGCCGTGCCCTGCTGGGGCTGAGCCGCCGCGCCTCCCCCGGCTCGGGCATGGACACGGCCACCGTGGAGCTACGCCGCCACTACGCCGCCTACGAGGCCGATTTTCGGGAGTTCTTTCCGGCGCTGCAAGCCCACGCGGCTAGCCTGTAG
- a CDS encoding SemiSWEET family sugar transporter, which produces MTTVTLIGSLAAFLTTIAYVPQAYQTIKTRDTSALSLPTFLILFLGTCLWGTYAVLIHDLPILLTNLISGGLATIILYLKLTAKPGDERPAAQ; this is translated from the coding sequence ATGACGACCGTTACCCTTATTGGCAGCCTGGCCGCCTTTCTTACTACTATCGCCTACGTTCCGCAGGCTTACCAGACTATCAAAACCCGCGATACCAGCGCGCTTTCGCTGCCCACGTTTTTGATTTTATTTCTGGGCACCTGCCTGTGGGGCACCTACGCGGTGCTGATTCACGACCTCCCAATTTTACTGACCAACCTCATTTCGGGCGGGCTAGCCACGATTATTCTGTATCTTAAGCTCACGGCTAAGCCTGGCGACGAGCGCCCGGCGGCGCAGTAG
- a CDS encoding PQ-loop domain-containing transporter, which yields MPLFSIVGGLAAFLTTAAYVPQAYKTIRPRATAALAGIILVLKLTAKPTAENIAE from the coding sequence ATGCCGTTGTTCTCGATTGTTGGCGGGCTGGCCGCTTTTTTAACCACCGCCGCCTACGTGCCGCAGGCCTACAAAACCATCAGGCCCCGCGCCACGGCGGCGCTGGCGGGTATTATCTTGGTTTTGAAGCTTACAGCCAAGCCTACTGCCGAGAACATCGCAGAGTAG
- a CDS encoding peptidylprolyl isomerase — MAAIAQNSVVTLTYDLSVTDENQQKVLVEQAEADEPMVFLFGQSGLPEEFEHQLDGKNPGDSFSFSLTPEQAYGDYDQQAVVEIPKQVFEIDSQLDDQMLQVGNYLPMADNEGHHMQAKVVAIGDEQVTMDFNHPLAGMVMHFDGKVQDVRPATAEELAHGHAHGEGGHQH, encoded by the coding sequence ATGGCCGCAATTGCCCAAAACTCCGTCGTAACTCTGACCTACGACCTCTCCGTAACCGACGAAAACCAGCAGAAAGTATTAGTAGAGCAGGCCGAGGCCGATGAGCCGATGGTATTCTTGTTTGGCCAAAGTGGCCTGCCCGAAGAGTTTGAGCACCAGCTCGATGGCAAAAACCCCGGCGACAGCTTCAGCTTCTCGCTCACGCCCGAGCAGGCCTATGGCGACTACGACCAGCAGGCAGTGGTAGAAATTCCGAAGCAGGTATTTGAAATTGACAGCCAGCTCGACGACCAGATGCTGCAAGTGGGCAACTACCTGCCCATGGCCGACAACGAAGGCCACCACATGCAAGCCAAGGTAGTAGCAATCGGCGACGAGCAGGTAACAATGGACTTCAACCACCCCCTGGCCGGCATGGTGATGCACTTTGATGGCAAGGTGCAGGATGTGCGCCCCGCCACCGCCGAGGAGCTGGCCCACGGCCACGCACACGGCGAAGGCGGCCACCAGCACTAG
- a CDS encoding catalase: MPDKPLAKQTHEDVVGNPKTDEMAKNREDGYGQFLTTNQGLRVNDDQNQLKAGERGPTLLEDFIYREKMTHFDHERIPERVVHARGVAAHGYFEAYDDNANLSRAAFLQPGAITPVFTRFSTVAGSRGSSDLARDVRGFAVKFYTEEGVYDLVGNNIPVFFIQDAIKFPDFIHAVKPEPHNEIPQAASAHDTFYDFISTNPETTHMLLWVMSDRGLPRSLRMMEGFGIHTFRLVNAEGKARFVKFHWKPLLGTHSVAWEEAQQISGKDPDFHRRDLWNNIEGGNYPEWELGVQVVEEEDERKFDFDILDSTKLIPEEQVPVIKLGKMVLNRNVDNYFAETEQVAFCLSHIVPGIDFSNDPLLQGRLFSYLDTQLKRLGGPNFHEIPINRSLAPIHNGQRDGHMRQTINKGNVAYGVNKLNDGYPRQAKASEGGFVSTYERVEGHKIRLRSKSFVDHYSQARLFWNSQTDAEKMHIVKALRFELGHVQHAEVQKRTLVQLAQVDHDLASRVAQGLGMAVPASESGPLNLAVPANGDAAHYQSGPVKSASANSPTLSMAPNSVINQGKASIKTRQIAILAADGADVAAIGELIKALMEQGAQTAIVAPHGGTLKGQDGQEILINWTFQNTSSVLFDAVYVAGGAGSAQKLTQDADAVRFVNEAFRHCKPLAASAEGVELLQAASYPGATDILSADGVVTSADNKVASLAKDFSKAIAQHRFWSRELKAMPA, from the coding sequence ATGCCCGATAAGCCCCTCGCCAAGCAAACCCACGAAGACGTGGTTGGCAACCCTAAGACCGACGAAATGGCTAAAAACCGCGAAGACGGGTACGGCCAGTTTTTGACTACCAACCAGGGCCTGCGCGTCAACGACGACCAGAACCAGCTCAAGGCTGGCGAGCGTGGCCCCACGCTGCTCGAAGACTTCATCTACCGCGAAAAGATGACGCACTTCGACCACGAGCGCATCCCGGAGCGCGTGGTGCACGCCCGCGGCGTGGCTGCCCACGGCTATTTCGAGGCCTACGACGACAATGCCAACCTGAGCCGCGCTGCTTTCCTGCAGCCCGGCGCCATCACGCCCGTATTCACCCGTTTTTCGACGGTGGCCGGCTCGCGGGGGTCGAGCGACCTAGCGCGCGATGTGCGCGGCTTCGCCGTGAAATTCTACACCGAGGAAGGCGTTTATGACCTGGTGGGCAATAACATCCCGGTTTTCTTTATCCAGGATGCCATCAAGTTTCCCGACTTTATTCACGCCGTGAAGCCAGAGCCGCACAACGAGATTCCGCAGGCCGCCTCGGCCCACGACACGTTTTACGACTTTATTTCGACTAACCCCGAAACCACGCACATGCTGCTGTGGGTGATGAGCGACCGCGGCCTGCCGCGCAGCCTGCGCATGATGGAAGGCTTTGGGATTCACACCTTTCGCCTGGTCAATGCCGAGGGTAAGGCCCGCTTTGTGAAATTTCACTGGAAGCCGCTGCTGGGCACGCACTCGGTGGCCTGGGAAGAAGCGCAGCAGATTTCGGGCAAAGACCCTGACTTTCACCGCCGCGACCTCTGGAACAACATTGAGGGCGGCAACTACCCCGAGTGGGAGCTGGGCGTGCAGGTAGTGGAAGAGGAAGACGAGCGCAAATTCGACTTCGATATTCTGGACTCGACCAAGCTCATTCCCGAAGAGCAGGTGCCGGTGATTAAGCTGGGCAAGATGGTGCTCAACCGCAACGTAGACAACTACTTTGCCGAAACCGAGCAGGTGGCGTTCTGCCTGAGCCACATCGTGCCGGGCATCGACTTCTCGAATGACCCGCTGCTGCAAGGCCGCCTGTTTTCGTACCTCGATACCCAGCTCAAGCGCTTGGGCGGGCCGAATTTCCACGAGATTCCGATTAATCGCTCGCTAGCCCCCATTCACAACGGGCAGCGCGACGGCCACATGCGCCAGACCATCAATAAGGGCAACGTGGCCTACGGCGTAAACAAGCTTAACGACGGCTACCCCCGGCAGGCTAAGGCTAGCGAGGGCGGCTTCGTGTCTACTTATGAGCGGGTAGAAGGCCACAAAATTCGTTTGCGCAGTAAGAGCTTTGTAGACCATTATAGCCAGGCCCGTCTGTTCTGGAACAGCCAGACCGATGCGGAGAAGATGCACATTGTGAAGGCCCTGCGCTTTGAGCTAGGCCATGTGCAGCACGCCGAAGTGCAAAAGCGCACGCTGGTACAGCTGGCGCAGGTAGACCACGACCTGGCTAGCCGCGTGGCCCAAGGCCTGGGGATGGCCGTGCCGGCCAGCGAAAGCGGGCCGCTTAACCTGGCCGTGCCGGCCAATGGCGACGCAGCCCACTACCAGTCGGGCCCGGTGAAAAGTGCCAGCGCTAACTCGCCCACGCTCAGCATGGCGCCCAACAGCGTCATCAATCAAGGCAAGGCCAGCATCAAAACCCGCCAGATTGCCATCTTGGCAGCCGACGGCGCCGACGTGGCCGCTATTGGCGAGCTGATAAAAGCGTTGATGGAGCAGGGTGCCCAAACGGCCATCGTGGCCCCGCACGGCGGCACGCTCAAAGGCCAGGACGGCCAGGAAATCCTCATTAACTGGACGTTCCAGAATACATCGTCGGTGCTGTTTGATGCCGTGTACGTGGCTGGCGGCGCGGGCAGCGCACAAAAGCTGACCCAGGACGCTGATGCCGTGCGCTTCGTCAACGAGGCTTTCCGCCACTGCAAGCCCCTGGCGGCCTCGGCCGAAGGCGTGGAACTGCTGCAAGCGGCTTCTTACCCCGGCGCTACCGACATTCTGAGTGCCGATGGCGTGGTAACGAGCGCCGACAACAAGGTGGCTAGCCTAGCCAAGGACTTCAGCAAGGCCATTGCGCAGCACCGCTTCTGGAGCCGCGAACTGAAAGCCATGCCCGCGTAG
- a CDS encoding SMP-30/gluconolactonase/LRE family protein: MITSRYGWAAAAFSATLLASCGPQQSAEKQAAANATDKAAEAQIKTDSATQGATPRLLATFPDSLNTPDGLALAPDGRVFLSVPNLADNKYPARIVELTASGYKPFINNLPPEPTTKHATPMDLAVGPDGNLYYAENQYENSKDFKSRLMRVLMHGGKPGKIETAVDGFALANGTVWKGNNLYVTDSQWDLPGNDKGSAIMRFTLADLKPGTTIHLKPKTQDPHVLAMFTTTVNETGIDNGADGIDYDSQGRLYTGSYGDGTLYRITLKPDGSFASQEKVPVGGAKIPCIDGLVIDRATDKAYICSSRLNSIDIVNLKDNTHTVLARNGDTNGAGGKLDQPAEVLLKGKQLIISDYDKPDKKFVNTKSDAPHTESVIDLP, translated from the coding sequence ATGATTACTTCACGTTACGGCTGGGCAGCGGCCGCCTTCAGCGCCACCTTGCTGGCTAGCTGCGGCCCGCAGCAATCGGCCGAGAAGCAGGCCGCCGCCAATGCCACAGACAAAGCGGCCGAGGCCCAGATTAAAACCGACAGCGCCACCCAGGGCGCCACGCCGCGCCTGCTGGCCACCTTCCCCGACTCGCTCAATACCCCCGACGGCCTGGCGCTAGCCCCCGATGGCCGGGTTTTCCTCTCGGTGCCCAACCTGGCCGATAACAAGTACCCGGCCCGCATCGTGGAGCTCACGGCTAGCGGCTATAAGCCCTTCATCAATAACCTGCCGCCCGAGCCTACCACCAAGCACGCCACGCCAATGGATTTGGCCGTGGGGCCGGATGGTAATTTGTATTACGCTGAAAATCAATACGAAAACAGTAAAGATTTTAAATCGCGCCTCATGCGGGTGCTGATGCACGGTGGCAAGCCCGGCAAAATCGAAACGGCCGTCGATGGCTTTGCGCTGGCCAACGGCACGGTATGGAAGGGCAACAACCTGTACGTGACCGACAGCCAGTGGGACCTGCCCGGCAACGACAAGGGCAGCGCCATTATGCGCTTCACCCTCGCCGACCTCAAGCCCGGCACTACCATTCACCTCAAGCCCAAAACCCAGGACCCGCACGTGCTGGCTATGTTCACGACGACGGTGAACGAAACCGGCATCGACAACGGCGCCGATGGTATTGACTACGACAGCCAGGGCCGCCTCTACACCGGCTCGTATGGCGATGGCACGCTCTACCGCATTACGCTCAAGCCCGACGGCAGCTTTGCCAGCCAGGAGAAAGTGCCGGTGGGCGGCGCCAAAATTCCGTGCATCGACGGCCTGGTCATCGACCGCGCTACTGACAAAGCGTACATCTGCAGCTCGCGCCTCAACTCGATTGACATCGTCAACCTTAAGGATAACACGCACACCGTGCTTGCCCGCAACGGCGACACCAACGGCGCCGGCGGCAAGCTCGACCAGCCCGCCGAGGTGCTGCTCAAAGGCAAGCAGCTTATCATTTCGGACTACGACAAGCCCGACAAGAAATTTGTGAACACGAAATCGGACGCCCCGCACACCGAGTCGGTGATTGACCTGCCCTAA
- a CDS encoding tol-pal system protein YbgF: MSVLLWFLRGRLVLLFLLGPLLLAQAQKTPTDTSRLRVGEVGRMRTIAIDTVNVLPTADTKGWLLLDKDIQLELDGAVQNLYNFKYDKAEKQFRSLRRRYPHHPMPYFLLGLSTWWKIMPTNFDSKQYDKVFFAYMDTANTYSERLVKADPHNYEAYFFLSAANGFDARLNAERHNWRKATVSSRRALNYLQKSSEANGLSPEFLFGEALFNYYAVWIPDNYPLLKPVLLFFPKGNKQLGLSQLRTVANTGFYTGVEAKVFLMKLLHNDEHQTAAAMPIARGLALKYPDNGYFARFYALLCFDQADFAECERVSKDILDKINVGMPGYEASSGRYASYFMGYLMQYKYRDLPKAKDYYQRCIVFAESNGETDGGFYLFANANLARMADRDRDLATARRYYEVVADKADHKSDQYKEAKTWLKKNSKA; encoded by the coding sequence ATGTCCGTTCTGCTTTGGTTTTTGCGTGGTCGGTTGGTGCTGCTGTTCCTGCTAGGCCCCCTGCTGCTGGCGCAGGCCCAAAAAACGCCCACCGATACCTCGCGCCTGCGGGTGGGCGAAGTGGGCCGCATGCGCACCATCGCCATCGATACGGTAAACGTGCTGCCCACTGCCGATACCAAAGGCTGGCTGCTACTCGACAAAGACATTCAACTGGAGCTCGACGGGGCAGTGCAGAATCTCTATAATTTCAAGTACGATAAGGCTGAAAAGCAATTTCGCTCGTTGCGCCGCCGCTACCCGCACCATCCTATGCCCTATTTCCTGCTAGGGCTGAGCACCTGGTGGAAGATTATGCCGACCAACTTCGATTCGAAGCAATACGACAAAGTGTTTTTTGCTTACATGGATACGGCTAATACCTACAGCGAACGATTGGTAAAGGCCGACCCGCACAACTACGAAGCCTATTTTTTCCTGTCGGCCGCCAATGGCTTCGATGCTCGTCTCAATGCCGAGCGCCACAACTGGCGCAAAGCCACCGTGAGCAGCCGCCGCGCCCTCAACTACTTGCAAAAGAGCAGTGAAGCTAATGGCCTCAGCCCCGAGTTCTTGTTTGGCGAAGCTTTGTTTAATTATTACGCCGTCTGGATTCCTGATAATTATCCCCTACTCAAGCCCGTTTTGCTTTTCTTCCCCAAGGGCAACAAGCAATTAGGGCTTAGCCAGCTCCGCACCGTAGCTAATACTGGCTTCTATACCGGGGTCGAAGCCAAGGTGTTTCTAATGAAGCTTCTACACAACGATGAGCACCAGACGGCTGCCGCCATGCCCATTGCGCGGGGGCTGGCCCTCAAATATCCCGACAATGGCTACTTCGCCCGGTTTTATGCCTTACTGTGTTTTGACCAGGCTGATTTTGCCGAGTGCGAGCGCGTGAGCAAGGATATTCTCGATAAAATTAATGTGGGCATGCCGGGTTATGAAGCTAGCAGCGGCCGCTACGCCAGCTACTTCATGGGCTACCTCATGCAATACAAATACCGTGACCTGCCCAAAGCCAAGGACTACTACCAGCGCTGCATCGTCTTTGCTGAAAGCAACGGCGAAACCGACGGCGGCTTTTACTTATTCGCTAATGCCAACCTAGCCCGTATGGCCGACCGTGACCGCGACCTTGCCACTGCCCGCCGCTATTACGAGGTTGTAGCCGACAAGGCCGACCACAAGTCGGACCAGTATAAGGAAGCCAAAACGTGGTTGAAGAAAAACTCCAAGGCTTAA
- a CDS encoding aminopeptidase encodes MQLLKTLCQLPAPSGEEAVLTHFLLDYVRQHGPGWRQPPLVVHDEARFQDCLLLVFGQPRTAVFAHLDSIGFTVRYGRELVPIGGPECEAGYELVGRDAQGEIACTLTVGPAADEAETEALGYEFSRDIEPGTSLTFACDFRETETTVQSCYLDNRLGVWAALRLAETLENGIIAFSCWEEHGGGSVPYLARFIYETYGVRQALICDITWVTEGVRAGQGCVISLRDSLIPRRAYVERIRAIARAAGIAHQVEVEGIGGSDAKDLQRTNIAWDWCFVGAPEDNVHTPTKSWLKLTLPAC; translated from the coding sequence ATGCAACTGCTGAAAACCCTCTGCCAACTGCCGGCGCCCTCGGGCGAAGAAGCGGTCCTGACTCACTTCCTGCTCGACTACGTGCGGCAGCACGGCCCTGGCTGGCGCCAGCCGCCGCTGGTGGTGCACGACGAGGCGCGTTTCCAGGACTGCCTGCTGCTGGTGTTTGGGCAGCCGCGCACGGCCGTGTTTGCCCATCTCGACAGCATCGGCTTTACGGTGCGTTACGGGCGCGAACTGGTGCCTATCGGCGGGCCCGAATGCGAGGCTGGCTACGAACTGGTGGGGCGGGATGCGCAAGGCGAAATAGCGTGTACACTGACGGTAGGGCCGGCAGCCGATGAGGCAGAAACCGAGGCGCTAGGCTATGAGTTCAGCCGCGACATCGAGCCCGGCACCAGCCTCACTTTTGCCTGCGACTTCCGCGAAACGGAGACGACCGTGCAGAGTTGCTACCTCGACAACCGCCTCGGCGTGTGGGCCGCCCTTCGCCTGGCCGAAACCCTCGAAAATGGCATCATTGCCTTTTCCTGCTGGGAGGAGCACGGTGGTGGCTCGGTGCCCTACCTGGCCAGGTTCATCTACGAAACCTATGGCGTGCGGCAAGCCCTTATCTGCGATATTACCTGGGTCACGGAGGGCGTGCGGGCGGGGCAGGGCTGCGTTATCTCGCTGCGCGACTCACTCATTCCGCGCCGGGCCTACGTCGAGCGCATTCGGGCCATTGCGCGGGCGGCGGGCATTGCGCATCAAGTCGAAGTCGAAGGTATCGGCGGCTCCGATGCCAAAGACTTGCAGCGCACCAATATTGCCTGGGACTGGTGCTTTGTGGGCGCTCCCGAAGACAACGTGCACACCCCCACGAAATCGTGGCTAAAGCTGACATTGCCAGCATGCTAG
- a CDS encoding phosphoribosyltransferase: MVQTLPLQPETATPAVHARMGQALITLHGKAFQPYLSASEIATAIDQVAAKLNADYAGRRPLFVVVLTGGFMFAADLLKRFTSDCEIVFIRVSSYEGTGSTGKVQEIMGLREDVQGRDIILVEDIVDTGTTLSHLLPTLQANKPASIEIAAMFFKPASLRYPLTLSYVGREIPNDFVVGYGLDYDGLGRNLPDVYVAV, encoded by the coding sequence ATGGTTCAGACTTTACCTTTGCAGCCCGAAACGGCTACACCGGCCGTTCATGCTCGCATGGGTCAAGCCCTCATTACGCTTCACGGCAAGGCTTTTCAGCCTTATCTCTCCGCTTCCGAAATCGCCACGGCCATCGACCAGGTGGCGGCAAAGCTCAATGCCGACTACGCTGGTCGCCGGCCGCTGTTCGTGGTGGTGCTCACGGGCGGGTTCATGTTTGCTGCCGACCTGCTAAAGCGCTTTACCAGCGACTGCGAAATTGTGTTCATCCGCGTGTCATCTTACGAAGGTACCGGCAGCACCGGTAAGGTGCAGGAAATCATGGGCTTGCGCGAAGATGTGCAGGGCCGCGACATTATTCTGGTCGAAGACATCGTAGACACTGGCACCACGCTCAGCCACCTGCTGCCCACGCTGCAAGCCAATAAGCCCGCTTCGATTGAGATTGCGGCCATGTTTTTTAAGCCAGCTAGCCTGCGCTACCCGCTGACCCTGAGCTATGTTGGTCGGGAAATTCCGAATGATTTTGTCGTGGGCTACGGCCTCGACTACGATGGCCTGGGCCGCAACCTGCCCGATGTGTACGTGGCCGTTTAA
- a CDS encoding adenylate kinase: protein MHNIVLFGPPGAGKGTQSQKLIAKYHLVHLSTGDLLRAQIAEGTELGLKAKKLMDEGLLVPDEVVIGMIGNALQKNKQATGFIFDGFPRTTAQAESLDRLLAEHGTSVACMIALEVGEEELVKRLLERGKTSGRPDDQDETKIRRRVTVYNTETAQVAGYYAAQNKFYSLNGIGEIDGIFGQISDLIDRHKPAASAAPAAATREVQA, encoded by the coding sequence ATGCATAATATCGTCCTCTTCGGCCCGCCCGGCGCGGGCAAAGGCACCCAGAGCCAGAAGCTCATTGCCAAATATCACCTCGTGCACCTGAGCACCGGCGACCTGCTGCGCGCCCAGATTGCCGAAGGCACCGAGCTAGGGTTGAAAGCTAAAAAGCTGATGGACGAAGGCCTGCTCGTGCCCGATGAAGTAGTCATCGGTATGATTGGCAATGCCTTGCAGAAAAATAAGCAAGCCACCGGGTTCATCTTCGACGGCTTTCCGCGCACTACGGCCCAGGCCGAAAGCCTCGACCGCCTGCTGGCCGAGCACGGCACCAGCGTGGCCTGCATGATTGCCCTCGAAGTAGGCGAAGAAGAACTCGTGAAGCGCCTGCTGGAGCGCGGTAAAACCAGCGGCCGCCCCGACGACCAGGATGAAACCAAAATCCGCCGCCGCGTGACGGTTTATAACACCGAAACTGCGCAAGTGGCGGGCTACTACGCGGCCCAAAACAAATTCTATTCGCTCAACGGCATCGGGGAAATCGACGGCATCTTTGGCCAAATCAGCGACCTTATCGACCGGCACAAGCCCGCCGCCAGCGCGGCACCCGCCGCGGCTACCCGCGAGGTGCAGGCCTAG
- the obgE gene encoding GTPase ObgE gives MANNNFIDYVKITCRSGKGGAGSHHFFRAKGLPNGGPDGGDGGRGGHIILEGSSQLWTLLHLQYRKHLFAQDGEGGGPNLRSGAQGEDIVIQVPLGTVARDAETGEVKLEITQDGERRILTPGGRGGLGNDHFKTATNQAPQYAQPGEPAIEEQVILELKLLADVGLVGFPNAGKSTLLSVVSAAKPKIADYAFTTLVPNLGVVAYRDFKSFVMADIPGIIEGAAEGKGLGTRFLRHIERNSMLLFMIACDSLDVAAEYNILLNELEQHNPELLDKKRLLAITKADMLDDELEAELLASLPADMPPTVFISSLTSKNIQKLKDMIWDALHE, from the coding sequence GTGGCTAATAACAACTTCATCGACTACGTCAAAATCACCTGCCGCTCGGGCAAGGGGGGCGCGGGCTCGCACCACTTCTTCCGGGCCAAGGGCCTGCCCAACGGTGGCCCCGACGGCGGCGATGGCGGCCGCGGCGGCCACATCATCCTCGAAGGCAGCTCGCAGCTCTGGACGCTCTTGCACCTGCAATACCGCAAGCACCTCTTTGCCCAGGATGGCGAAGGCGGCGGCCCCAACCTGCGCTCGGGCGCCCAGGGCGAGGATATCGTGATTCAGGTGCCGCTGGGGACCGTGGCCCGCGACGCCGAAACCGGCGAAGTGAAGCTGGAAATAACCCAGGACGGCGAGCGCCGCATTCTCACGCCCGGCGGGCGCGGCGGGCTGGGCAACGACCACTTCAAAACCGCCACCAACCAGGCGCCGCAGTACGCCCAGCCCGGCGAGCCCGCCATTGAGGAGCAGGTGATTCTGGAACTGAAGCTGCTGGCCGATGTGGGCCTCGTGGGCTTCCCCAACGCCGGTAAGAGCACGCTGCTCTCGGTAGTGAGCGCCGCCAAGCCCAAGATTGCCGACTACGCCTTCACCACTCTCGTGCCCAACCTGGGCGTGGTGGCCTACCGCGACTTCAAGTCGTTTGTGATGGCCGACATTCCCGGCATCATCGAGGGCGCGGCCGAGGGCAAGGGCCTGGGCACGCGCTTTTTGCGCCACATCGAGCGCAACTCCATGCTGCTCTTTATGATAGCCTGCGACAGCCTCGACGTAGCCGCCGAATACAACATCCTGCTCAACGAGCTGGAGCAGCACAACCCCGAGCTGCTCGACAAAAAGCGCCTGCTGGCCATCACCAAAGCCGACATGCTCGACGACGAACTCGAAGCCGAGCTGCTAGCCTCCCTGCCGGCCGATATGCCGCCCACCGTCTTCATCTCCAGCCTCACCAGTAAGAATATTCAGAAGCTGAAGGACATGATTTGGGACGCACTGCACGAATAA
- a CDS encoding nucleotide exchange factor GrpE encodes MTDDKTMNLDDQPLTDNTAEHTAGEQDLAIDATTPEAGASAGASRAETELADLKDKYLRLAAEFENYKRRTAKERADLFKTANQELMVALLPVLDDFDRARQHTQDTQDPAALQNALDITYNKLTKTLQQKGLAPMNAKGGDFDAELHEAITQIPAPSDDLRGKIVEEIEKGYYLGDKVIRHAKVVLGQ; translated from the coding sequence ATGACCGACGATAAAACCATGAATCTTGACGACCAGCCGCTAACCGATAATACTGCCGAGCACACCGCCGGTGAGCAGGACCTTGCTATTGACGCTACTACGCCCGAAGCTGGCGCCTCGGCCGGGGCTAGCCGCGCCGAAACCGAGCTGGCCGACCTCAAAGATAAGTACTTGCGCCTGGCTGCCGAGTTTGAAAACTACAAGCGCCGCACCGCCAAGGAGCGCGCTGACCTCTTCAAAACCGCCAACCAGGAACTGATGGTGGCCCTGCTACCCGTGCTCGACGACTTCGACCGCGCCCGCCAGCATACGCAGGATACTCAAGACCCCGCCGCGTTGCAAAATGCGCTGGATATCACGTATAATAAGCTCACGAAGACCTTGCAGCAGAAGGGGCTAGCCCCGATGAATGCCAAAGGCGGTGACTTCGACGCTGAGTTGCACGAGGCCATCACGCAGATTCCGGCGCCGAGCGACGATTTGCGCGGCAAGATTGTTGAGGAGATTGAAAAAGGCTATTATCTGGGCGACAAGGTTATCCGCCACGCCAAAGTAGTACTAGGTCAATAA